One Pochonia chlamydosporia 170 chromosome 5, whole genome shotgun sequence DNA segment encodes these proteins:
- a CDS encoding tRNA-splicing endonuclease subunit Sen2 (similar to Verticillium alfalfae VaMs.102 XP_003002184.1) encodes MAETQTQPKQNGQITAPPAQAGAKNTNPQKRGPSIHQIYALPAPIRTFPLPAFYPNNPISLFTVAYAWLRQTFAPPPAEPAVVHQGIWSEKTFSVHITDEKSMRALWEQGFYGKGSLSRSEPNWLKREQVRRGLQETHVSEILTVQRREERVQAKWERARLEQEAIRQTRLKEAQQAEADSQSKLATLLPPMALTPPSVVAPVGPLELLSLPNSDDDAARKSKAVNDTIIAVRAATQAITIPLPVDIVPPSILETSNGIIDTNVVTAASLESDSPELNGQPNGLNIATPQPPASEASSDSTEDKSLKRQKSVRFSPKVESTTFNLADPPSPHHSLNGKNKQLYLNGDTNGSATPEQDRKLSAEDSETTIVNKEHLQLTPEEAFFLTFGFGALSITDPSSGNILSTKELLTLFRRNSFFPPRTGEPDEPDLEPDDGFLIHYAVYHHFRSLGWVPRGGIKFGVDWLLYTRGPVFDHAEFGLIVIPSYSDPWWKSRGRRGPQKTWHWLHSVVRVLSHVMKSLVLVYVDIPPPPRFDAALETGYAEALKLYKVREIMVKRWSSNRNR; translated from the coding sequence ATGGCTGAGACTCAAACACAACccaaacaaaatggccaaatAACGGCCCCTCCAGCGCAAGCTGGTGCCAAGAACACAAATCCTCAGAAACGGGGCCCTTCCATCCACCAAATTTACGCTCTTCCTGCCCCAATCCGCACATTTCCGCTTCCAGCCTTCTACCCCAATAATCCGATATCATTATTCACCGTCGCATATGCATGGCTTCGGCAGACGTTTGCACCGCCACCTGCGGAACCGGCTGTCGTCCACCAAGGCATATGGTCGGAGAAAACCTTCTCCGTGCATATCACTGATGAAAAGTCAATGAGGGCATTGTGGGAACAGGGATTCTACGGCAAGGGCAGTTTGAGTCGCAGTGAGCCGAATTGGTTGAAACGGGAGCAAGTTCGTAGAGGATTGCAGGAAACACATGTCAGTGAAATCCTGACTGTGCAAAGGCGAGAAGAGCGAGTCCAGGCCAAGTGGGAGAGAGCACGACTGGAGCAGGAAGCAATTCGGCAGACGCGACTGAAAGAGGCTCAGCAAGCCGAAGCTGATAGCCAGTCTAAGCTGGCAACCCTGCTACCGCCTATGGCTCTGACGCCTCCGTCCGTGGTCGCGCCCGTTGGTCCCCTGGAGCTGCTCTCTCTCCCCAACTCAGACGACGACGCGGCGAGGAAATCCAAGGCTGTCAATGACACGATTATTGCAGTGCGAGCCGCAACACAGGCAATAACAATTCCACTGCCAGTTGATATCGTACCGCCCAGCATTCTAGAGACGAGCAACGGCATCATTGACACCAACGTTGTTACCGCTGCGTCCCTTGAAAGTGACTCGCCAGAGTTGAACGGTCAGCCAAATGGCCTCAACATTGCGACGCCACAGCCACCGGCATCTGAAGCATCAAGTGACTCTACAGAAGACAAGTCTCTGAAGCGCCAAAAGAGCGTTCGCTTCTCTCCCAAAGTGGAGTCGACGACTTTCAACCTGGCAGATCCGCCAAGCCCACATCACTCCCTCAACGGGAAAAACAAACAATTGTACTTGAACGGAGACACCAATGGGTCTGCAACGCCCGAGCAAGACAGGAAGCTCTCCGCAGAGGATTCGGAGaccaccattgtcaacaaagAACACCTTCAGCTTACACCTGAGGAGGCATTCTTTCTCACATTTGGATTCGGGGCACTTTCTATCACGGATCCAAGTTCTGGCAACATCTTGTCAACCAAGGAATTACTGACTTTGTTTCGGCGAAACTCTTTTTTCCCTCCCCGAACGGGAGAACCAGACGAGCCGGACCTTGAGCCGGACGATGGCTTCTTGATTCACTACGCAGTATACCACCACTTCCGATCTCTTGGGTGGGTGCCACGCGGAGGCATCAAATTCGGAGTCGACTGGCTTCTCTACACGAGGGGACCAGTGTTTGACCATGCCGAATTTGGCCTCATTGTCATCCCATCCTACTCTGACCCTTGGTGGAAGAGTAGAGGGAGACGGGGGCCACAAAAGACATGGCACTGGCTACACAGCGTTGTACGTGTATTATCTCATGTTATGAAGAGTCTTGTATTAGTGTATGTGGATATCCCGCCGCCACCAAGATTCGATGCGGCCCTGGAGACGGGCTACGCAGAGGCATTGAAGCTGTACAAGGTGCGGGAAATCATGGTGAAGCGGTGGTCGAGCAATCGCAATCGATAG